A single genomic interval of Bdellovibrionota bacterium harbors:
- a CDS encoding S1-like domain-containing RNA-binding protein: MLGIGKLNRLKVTRRVDFGLYLDGKESGEILLPTRYVPKNCNPGDALEVFIYYDSSDRLIATTDAPRAKVGEFARLKVVGVEAVGAFLDWGLSKDLLLPFAEQTSRPRMGEEVLVYIYLDNSNRICASMKLEKHLESAQGIFREGQGVDLWIGAKTDLGYTAIIAKHYLGLLYDNEIFQPLKPGQRLRGYIKKMRADGKIDLTLQKTGHKAASEIGTKILTVLKEKNGFLAINDKTPPETVYDLFGVSKKKFKAALGGLYKKRLIIIGEDGIRLAFHGS; the protein is encoded by the coding sequence ATGCTTGGAATCGGAAAACTGAACCGCTTGAAAGTCACCCGACGCGTCGACTTCGGCCTTTATCTCGATGGCAAAGAGAGCGGTGAAATTCTTCTGCCCACCCGGTATGTGCCCAAGAACTGCAACCCCGGGGATGCGTTGGAAGTGTTCATCTATTATGACTCCTCGGATCGTTTGATCGCCACGACGGATGCGCCGCGGGCCAAGGTCGGGGAGTTCGCGCGCCTAAAGGTGGTTGGAGTTGAGGCCGTGGGAGCCTTTCTGGATTGGGGACTATCCAAGGATCTTTTACTTCCGTTTGCCGAACAAACGAGCCGTCCCCGAATGGGGGAGGAAGTCCTCGTTTATATCTATCTCGATAACAGCAACCGGATTTGCGCTTCCATGAAGCTCGAGAAGCATCTGGAAAGTGCTCAAGGGATTTTTAGGGAAGGGCAGGGTGTGGACCTATGGATCGGCGCGAAAACAGATCTAGGGTATACGGCCATCATTGCCAAGCACTACCTGGGGCTTTTGTACGACAACGAAATCTTTCAACCCCTCAAGCCTGGTCAACGGCTCCGCGGGTATATCAAGAAGATGCGGGCGGACGGGAAGATCGATCTGACCTTACAGAAAACCGGTCACAAGGCCGCCAGCGAGATCGGAACGAAGATCCTTACCGTTCTGAAAGAAAAGAACGGGTTTCTCGCGATCAACGACAAGACTCCACCGGAGACGGTCTACGATCTCTTTGGTGTCAGTAAGAAGAAATTCAAAGCGGCTCTCGGCGGACTTTATAAGAAGCGTTTGATCATCATTGGCGAGGACGGGATCCGGCTCGCGTTCCATGGCTCATAA
- a CDS encoding pseudouridine synthase has product MAHKRFKVGTVALERALSKLGLASRSQARKLIERGRVKVGGKVVTDSLHAVRPESARIELDGQAKTAARKVVYMLHKPRGTVTTTRDPEGRATVLELLTGIEGQLHAVGRLDFATSGLLLLTNETQLSAFLSDPASGIVRTYLVTVRGEVKPETIRAWTKGVDVKGERLIAKEVRIQKASGRETHLVMMLTEGKNREVRRLCKAAGHEVTRLRRAAFGGLELGGLEPGAFRKISVDELSRAMPTIPKKILERIS; this is encoded by the coding sequence ATGGCTCATAAACGTTTTAAGGTCGGCACCGTAGCTCTCGAACGTGCTTTATCGAAGCTCGGCCTGGCCTCCCGCAGCCAAGCCCGGAAGCTGATCGAGCGGGGACGCGTGAAAGTCGGAGGCAAGGTCGTTACCGATTCATTGCATGCCGTCCGGCCGGAGAGTGCACGAATTGAGCTCGACGGACAGGCCAAAACGGCTGCGAGAAAAGTGGTCTACATGCTTCATAAACCTCGCGGCACCGTCACGACGACCCGCGATCCGGAAGGGCGTGCCACGGTCCTTGAACTTCTCACCGGGATCGAAGGGCAACTGCATGCCGTTGGGCGATTGGATTTTGCGACATCCGGTCTTCTCTTGCTGACCAATGAGACGCAGCTGTCAGCGTTTCTCTCGGATCCAGCTTCAGGCATCGTTCGAACATACCTTGTCACCGTGCGCGGCGAGGTGAAACCGGAAACGATTCGCGCATGGACAAAAGGAGTCGATGTAAAGGGGGAGCGGCTCATCGCCAAAGAGGTTCGCATTCAAAAAGCGAGCGGAAGAGAGACTCATTTGGTGATGATGCTGACGGAAGGAAAAAACCGAGAAGTACGCAGGCTGTGCAAAGCGGCCGGACACGAAGTCACCCGGCTTCGCCGCGCGGCTTTCGGCGGCCTAGAGTTGGGTGGTCTTGAACCCGGAGCGTTTCGAAAGATCTCAGTGGACGAACTCAGTCGTGCGATGCCGACGATTCCCAAGAAAATCCTAGAGCGCATCTCCTAA
- a CDS encoding DUF6036 family nucleotidyltransferase, which produces MGEMQRYSREEIERLLTTIDQNLTKPVDVIVIGGAAAALAYRSSRTTVDIDTANAVNDLKKAYDDAKKATKLNIPLNPAGVFDPPYNYEDRLEELRSLNLTRLCVFVPELHDLILMKTMRGDGRDLETIEELGRKNKVSGRVLVERFKNEMTQAIGRPEDKRLKFLATYATLFGEKEAEAIEARV; this is translated from the coding sequence ATGGGTGAGATGCAACGTTATAGCCGCGAGGAAATCGAACGCCTGCTCACAACGATCGACCAAAACCTAACGAAGCCTGTGGATGTCATTGTGATCGGCGGGGCAGCGGCTGCCCTGGCCTATCGTTCGTCTCGGACTACCGTGGATATTGATACGGCAAATGCCGTTAATGACTTGAAGAAAGCTTACGACGATGCAAAGAAAGCAACGAAACTCAACATACCTCTAAACCCGGCTGGCGTCTTTGATCCACCTTACAATTATGAAGATCGGCTTGAGGAGCTTCGCAGCTTAAACCTCACTCGCCTCTGCGTGTTTGTACCTGAACTCCATGATTTGATCCTGATGAAAACGATGCGGGGAGATGGTCGCGACCTTGAAACCATTGAAGAGCTGGGAAGGAAGAACAAGGTGTCAGGAAGAGTCCTCGTCGAGCGATTCAAGAATGAGATGACGCAGGCGATTGGACGGCCGGAAGATAAGCGCCTGAAGTTCCTTGCAACCTACGCGACGTTATTCGGTGAGAAAGAAGCAGAAGCCATCGAAGCTCGCGTATGA